One window of the Bradyrhizobium sp. NP1 genome contains the following:
- a CDS encoding GNAT family N-acetyltransferase: MVDLAEGAMLGRASGQDGAATDAHALVPLTCLPPAAWQALCARAIEPNGYYLPGWELAVNASASGRTDALALAARRETKLIGLLPVVQLRRAWKIPLPALVSAHPYGTLCTPPLDRDMADEAAGQLLQNARASGARALILRDMSLAGAAMQAIGAQLARDGLRPRVLQSCLRACLDATRDAEALLQDALGAKKLKELRRQRRRLGEHGTVTFDVARSSDDVAAALDVFLALETSGWKGTRGTALAQDQGDATFIRRATRALAETGQCEIVTLRTGETPVASGIVLRQQSRAFFFKIGVDERFAKYSPGVQLTLDLTRHLCADSTIASADSTASADHPMINPIWRGRFAVGDVLIPLRRNDPVVGLIHGALLARRHGLDLARSGARLIRSWRDRRPHDAAH; encoded by the coding sequence GTGGTCGATCTCGCCGAAGGAGCGATGCTTGGTCGCGCATCCGGACAGGATGGCGCGGCGACGGACGCGCACGCGCTCGTCCCGCTCACTTGCCTGCCGCCCGCCGCGTGGCAGGCGCTCTGCGCCCGAGCCATCGAGCCGAACGGCTACTATTTGCCCGGCTGGGAGTTGGCGGTGAACGCCTCGGCGAGCGGCCGCACGGACGCGCTGGCGCTTGCCGCGCGCCGCGAAACAAAGCTGATCGGCCTTTTGCCGGTGGTGCAGCTGCGGCGCGCCTGGAAGATTCCCCTGCCCGCGCTCGTCAGCGCGCATCCCTACGGCACCCTCTGCACGCCACCGCTCGACCGCGACATGGCGGATGAGGCGGCGGGCCAGCTCCTGCAAAATGCCCGCGCATCCGGCGCGCGCGCCCTCATCCTGCGCGACATGTCGCTCGCTGGCGCCGCCATGCAGGCGATCGGCGCTCAGCTCGCACGCGATGGGTTGCGCCCACGCGTGCTGCAATCCTGCCTGCGCGCGTGCCTTGACGCCACGCGCGATGCCGAAGCCCTGCTGCAGGATGCGCTGGGCGCCAAGAAGCTCAAGGAACTGCGCCGCCAGCGCCGCCGGCTCGGCGAGCACGGCACCGTCACCTTCGACGTCGCGCGATCGTCCGACGACGTCGCAGCCGCGCTGGACGTCTTCCTTGCGCTCGAGACGAGCGGCTGGAAAGGCACGCGCGGCACGGCGCTGGCGCAGGACCAGGGCGACGCGACGTTTATCCGTCGCGCGACGCGCGCGCTCGCGGAAACCGGTCAGTGCGAAATCGTCACGCTGCGCACCGGCGAAACGCCGGTCGCGTCCGGCATCGTGCTGCGGCAGCAAAGCCGCGCCTTCTTCTTCAAGATCGGCGTCGACGAGCGCTTTGCGAAATATTCGCCGGGCGTGCAGCTCACCCTCGATCTCACCCGGCATCTCTGCGCCGATTCCACGATCGCTTCCGCCGATTCCACCGCGAGCGCCGACCATCCGATGATCAACCCGATCTGGCGCGGCCGCTTTGCGGTCGGCGATGTGCTGATCCCGCTGCGCCGAAACGATCCGGTGGTCGGCCTTATCCATGGCGCGCTGCTGGCGCGCCGGCACGGGCTCGATCTCGCGCGATCCGGCGCGCGGCTGATCCGTAGCTGGCGCGACCGACGGCCGCACGACGCCGCGCACTGA
- a CDS encoding GntR family transcriptional regulator — protein sequence MTGKTPPRKRGRPRKQKPLTSTSQFRLIRANLHERAFERLRAMIVRGKLQPGAQLIETELCDLLQVSRTPLREALKLLAAQGLVELRQNRSARIAPLRIEAIRDLFETMSNVERLAAESAAVRITDAGLRELRRLQDEIQRFGQAGDLDGYFAANQKIHSAIAAAAANTVLLEIHELLFPRAERARFFALSSRRRWQESIEEHLAILEALEARQADTAGRLMADHVYHTGQEVLQILAADPALSGVAA from the coding sequence GGTTGATCAGGGCGAACCTGCACGAGCGGGCGTTCGAGCGGCTGCGGGCCATGATCGTTCGGGGCAAGCTGCAGCCTGGAGCCCAGCTCATCGAGACCGAATTGTGTGACCTGCTCCAGGTCTCGCGCACGCCGCTGCGTGAGGCGCTGAAGCTGCTCGCAGCGCAGGGGCTGGTCGAGCTGCGGCAGAATCGAAGCGCACGCATCGCGCCGCTTCGTATTGAGGCGATCCGCGACCTGTTCGAGACGATGAGCAATGTCGAACGGCTTGCCGCGGAATCAGCCGCTGTGCGGATAACCGATGCGGGGCTGCGCGAACTGCGCCGGCTGCAGGACGAAATCCAGAGGTTCGGCCAAGCCGGCGATCTCGACGGCTATTTCGCGGCCAACCAGAAGATCCATTCGGCGATCGCGGCTGCGGCGGCGAACACGGTGTTGCTCGAGATTCATGAGCTGCTGTTTCCGCGCGCCGAGCGCGCGCGGTTTTTTGCGCTGAGCTCGCGCCGGCGCTGGCAGGAGTCGATCGAAGAGCATCTCGCCATTCTCGAGGCGCTCGAGGCCCGCCAGGCGGATACCGCCGGACGGCTGATGGCCGACCATGTCTATCACACGGGCCAGGAAGTCCTGCAGATACTGGCCGCCGACCCCGCGCTTTCCGGCGTGGCGGCATAG